In Malus sylvestris chromosome 16, drMalSylv7.2, whole genome shotgun sequence, the following are encoded in one genomic region:
- the LOC126608142 gene encoding probable enoyl-CoA hydratase 1, peroxisomal: MARHQSSPENLILVNREPTGIAFVTINRPKSLNSLTRPMMTDLAQAFKALNQDESVRVIVLSGSGRAFCSGVDLTSAEDVFKGDVKDVESDPVAQMERCRRPIIGAINGFAVTAGFEIALACDIIIATKGAKFLDTHARFGIFPSWGLSQKLSRIIGPNKAREVSLAATPLTAEVGEKLGFVNHVVEESELLKKAREVGEAIAKNNHDMVLRYKAVINDGLKLDLADALTLEKERGHEYYKGMTKGQFKKMQEFIAGRSSKKPSSKL, from the exons ATGGCCCGCCACCAATCGTCGCCGGAAAATCTCATCCTTGTAAACCGCGAACCGACCGGAATCGCGTTCGTGACGATCAACCGTCCCAAGTCGCTCAACTCGCTGACCCGGCCCATGATGACGGACCTTGCCCAGGCCTTCAAGGCCCTAAATCAAGACGAATCGGTCCGGGTCATCGTTCTGTCTGGGTCCGGTCGCGCGTTTTGTTCCGGCGTCGATCTCACCTCGGCCGAGGACGTTTTCAAAGGCGATGTGAAGGACGTGGAGTCCGACCCCGTTGCCCAGATGGAGCGGTGCCGAAGGCCCATCATCGGAGCAATTAACGGGTTCGCGGTCACCGCCGGGTTCGAGATCGCGCTCGCCTGCGATATCATCATCGCGACGAAAGGAGCTAAATTCCTGGACACTCACGCTAG ATTTGGGATATTTCCGTCGTGGGGTTTGTCCCAGAAGCTTTCGAGGATCATAGGGCCCAACAAAGCGCGCGAAGTGTCGCTGGCGGCGACGCCGTTGACAGCGGAGGTGGGCGAAAAGTTGGGGTTCGTGAACCACGTTGTGGAAGAGAGTGAGTTGCTGAAAAAAGCTCGTGAAGTAGGTGAGGCCATTGCGAAAAATAACCATGACATGGTGTTGAGGTACAAGGCTGTTATCAATGACGGGCTTAAGCTGGACCTGGCCGATGCTCTTACGCTTGAAAAG GAGAGGGGTCATGAGTATTACAAGGGAATGACCAAAGGCCAGTTTAAGAAGATGCAAGAGTTCATAGCAGGTCGGAGTTCGAAAAAGCCTTCTTCCAAGTTGTAG
- the LOC126608141 gene encoding putative ubiquitin-conjugating enzyme E2 38, with the protein MAPSLTPKTPENDAAESQPDLFKRFDVVSDPSDHHFYSSNLPKNTAGQGCFTSGGSKVHKKIMQEWKILEKHLPDSIYVRVYDTRIDLLQAVIVGAAGTPYHDALFFFDIAFPTDYPTRPPQVYYHSFGNRVNPNLYASGYVCLSLLNTWSGSKAQKWDPSQSTILQVLVSIQGLVLNEKPFFNEPGTGIFGRGWLENTAQAYGENAFLLTHKTTHILLRRPPKHFRAFVAEHFRQRAGAILRACIAYANGLVAVGEYKEKEEGQQNGAVSVIKVRQSFREALEKLYVELYKDFKWNGDSLVGLPELLKVEVAKTTPSALKVEAAKTTPSPRKKGSSGSIVGRVFRKLTKVLGLGPKTKIGKKGGSESKRKAGVAAAAAD; encoded by the coding sequence ATGGCTCCTTCTCTGACCCCAAAGACGCCCGAAAACGACGCCGCAGAAAGTCAGCCCGACTTGTTCAAGCGATTCGACGTCGTTTCGGACCCCTCGGACCACCACTTCTACAGCTCCAACCTCCCGAAGAATACCGCCGGCCAAGGTTGCTTCACTAGTGGCGGCAGCAAGGTCCACAAGAAGATCATGCAGGAATGGAAGATTCTCGAGAAGCACCTCCCGGACTCCATCTATGTACGCGTCTACGACACCCGCATCGACCTCCTCCAGGCCGTCATCGTCGGCGCTGCCGGCACGCCCTACCACGACGCGCTCTTCTTCTTCGACATCGCTTTCCCGACCGATTACCCGACCCGCCCGCCCCAGGTCTATTACCACTCTTTCGGGAACCGGGTCAACCCGAACCTCTACGCGAGCGGCTACGTCTGCCTTAGCCTGCTCAACACGTGGTCCGGCAGCAAGGCGCAGAAGTGGGACCCGTCTCAGTCGACGATCCTCCAGGTCCTGGTCTCGATCCAGGGTCTCGTGCTCAACGAGAAACCCTTTTTCAACGAACCGGGCACCGGAATATTCGGCCGGGGTTGGTTGGAGAACACGGCGCAAGCCTACGGCGAGAACGCGTTCCTGTTGACTCACAAAACGACGCACATTCTGCTGCGGAGGCCGCCCAAACATTTCAGGGCGTTCGTGGCCGAGCACTTTCGGCAGAGAGCGGGTGCGATACTGAGAGCGTGCATTGCATACGCGAACGGGCTCGTAGCGGTGGGCGAGtacaaggagaaggaggagggtCAACAAAACGGTGCCGTTTCGGTTATAAAGGTAAGGCAAAGTTTCAGGGAGGCGTTGGAGAAGTTGTACGTGGAACTGTACAAGGATTTCAAATGGAACGGTGATTCTTTGGTGGGTTTGCCCGAGCTGCTGAAGGTGGAGGTCGCCAAAACGACACCGTCGGCGCTGAAGGTGGAAGCCGCCAAAACGACGCCGTCTCCGAGAAAGAAGGGAAGCAGTGGTAGTATTGTTGGGAGGGTTTTTCGGAAACTGACAAAGGTTTTGGGATTGGGACCTAAAACTAAGATCGGCAAGAAAGGCGGGAGCGAATCGAAGCGCAAAGCTGGAGTGGCTGCTGCCGCCGCGGATTAG
- the LOC126606429 gene encoding GDSL esterase/lipase At4g16230-like, with protein sequence MGGLSNRTVTKLGIFFQISTIFVFFWRICLAKYVPANFVFGDSLVDAGNNNYLVSLSKANYLPNGIDFGKPTGRYTNGRTIIDIIGQQLGFKGFSPPYLSPTTAVPKVLQGVNYASGGGGILNHTGKIFGGRLNMDEQLDFFANTRQDIISSIGLPAALQLLSKALFSVTMGSNDFINNYLTPVISAPEQKFIPPETFVGILISRYRLQLRRLYNLGARKILVTNVGPIGCIPYERDTNLDAGDSCVEKPNQLAQLFNPELKSLLTELNANLEGSKFVYADVYGIVNDITRNHISFGFVNANSACCHVAGRFGGLIPCGPPSKVCRERSKYVFWDPYHPSDAANVIIARRLLYGDSNDISPINVLQLIQS encoded by the exons ATGGGTGGCCTATCAAATAGAACAGTTACTAAGCTCGGCATTTTCTTCCAAATTTCAacaatttttgtgtttttttggaGAATATGCTTGGCAAAATATGTTCCTGCAAATTTTGTGTTTGGGGATTCTCTGGTCGATGCCGGAAATAACAACTACCTTGTGTCACTCTCCAAGGCCAACTATCTTCCTAATGGAATCGATTTCGGAAAGCCAACTGGAAGATACACAAATGGAAGAACAATTATCGACATCATAG GTCAGCAACTTGGCTTCAAGGGTTTCAGTCCTCCTTACTTGTCTCCAACAACTGCTGTGCCGAAAGTTCTGCAGGGTGTAAATTATGCTTCAGGTGGAGGTGGAATTCTTAATCACACAGGAAAGATTTTT GGAGGTCgattaaacatggatgaacagctagATTTCTTTGCTAATACCAGGCAAGACATTATCTCCAGCATTGGCCTTCCTGCAGCTCTGCAGCTATTAAGCAAGGCTCTCTTCTCCGTAACAATGGGCTCGAACGATTTCATTAACAACTACTTGACGCCGGTGATCTCAGCTCCTGAGCAAAAATTTATACCTCCGGAAACATTTGTGGGAATTCTGATTTCAAGATACAGACTACAACTCAGA AGACTGTACAATTTGGGAGCAAGGAAGATTCTTGTGACAAACGTAGGACCAATTGGGTGCATACCCTATGAGAGGGATACAAATCTTGATGCAGGAGATTCCTGTGTCGAAAAACCAAATCAGTTAGCGCAATTGTTCAACCCCGAGTTGAAGAGCCTTCTCACGGAGCTTAACGCCAACCTTGAGGGATCCAAATTTGTGTATGCAGATGTTTATGGCATTGTAAATGACATTACTCGGAACCACATATcatttg GTTTTGTGAACGCAAATTCTGCATGCTGTCATGTGGCGGGGCGCTTCGGGGGTCTGATTCCGTGCGGTCCTCCGTCCAAAGTTTGCAGGGAGAGATCAAAGTATGTGTTCTGGGATCCCTACCATCCTTCTGATGCTGCTAATGTAATCATAGCAAGACGTCTCTTGTATGGAGACTCCAATGACATTTCACCCATCAATGTTCTGCAACTCATTCAGTCTTAA
- the LOC126606430 gene encoding GDSL esterase/lipase At4g16220-like, whose amino-acid sequence MRSLFQNLIGYLFLVSCSSAKDVPAFFTFGDSMVEVGNNYYLQTLAKANVSHFGIDFGKPTGRFTNGRTIFDILQQVLGFKNFTPPYLAPTTVGDMLLQGVNYASSAAGIFNITGFYFANKLPWENYGSYQVKDWYSCGSETVEKSNLSG is encoded by the exons ATGAGGAGTTTATTCCAAAATTTGATAGGCTACTTGTTTTTGGTTAGCTGCTCATCAGCCAAAGATGTTCCAGCTTTTTTTACTTTCGGTGATTCCATGGTTGAGGTGGGAAACAACTACTATCTTCAAACCTTAGCAAAGGCGAATGTTTCTCACTTTGGAATTGATTTTGGAAAGCCAACTGGACGATTTACAAATGGGAGAACAATTTTCGACATTCTTC aacaggttttgggttttaaaaattTCACCCCTCCTTACTTGGCACCAACTACAGTTGGAGACATGCTTCTACAGGGTGTCAATTATGCTTCTTCTGCTGCTGGAATTTTCAACATTACTGGATTTTACTTT GCAAATAAGTTACCATGGGAGAACTACGGCAGCTATCAAGTAAAGGATTGGTATTCCTGCGGCTCAGAAACTGTTGAGAAAAGCAATCTAAGCGGTTAA